One Cucurbita pepo subsp. pepo cultivar mu-cu-16 chromosome LG20, ASM280686v2, whole genome shotgun sequence genomic window carries:
- the LOC111782939 gene encoding uncharacterized protein LOC111782939 isoform X2, whose amino-acid sequence MDLWIVAAATGAGYVAKYWKNQSKDGDCSLSQLSFGDSNLVSPQYSNHLLSKFSQRKKRYEDVFGHGGMEGTSSDQNPSDIASVAELACISGGFEIGKLGLFGSHQDFNVFSTPNMTLNSEERVGESSKSNTMANDIGISVCNSSGRTASSRNRSTAKGRYLHGDLIKPLTYEEDCLPAHQSSLDPCIAVELEEHKLPKGSHFDADESVCAVSQLPFGPLSDTVSNKKTGKEWERKSRSSNKMANREHSDSKGGLDESLVLYLGFFIGIIYSFISNKREVHKLKELLKQTECLVEDLQEELEMKDSLTLKELSNDTYSNGFSEKTVDESSPKHVMDYTVNFNAEELYKHMAEESSESIHRIEAELEAELERLGLNISTEGTERYPDDDDDELGPEFEEDFAEGELRNDMMSGGSCGWSKANKEASDSTVHSGNYTVSPRELSLRLHDVIQSRLEARIEELENALQNNHKKQQLLNTEYTSSWLE is encoded by the exons ATGGATTTGTGGATTGTTGCAGCAGCTACTGGTGCTGGATACGTAGCTAAGTACTGGAAGAATCAATCAAAGGATGGGGATTGTTCTTTATCACAGTTATCCTTTGGGGATTCCAATTTGGTGAGTCCTCAATACTCAAATCATTTGCTTAGCAAATTTTCACAAAGGAAGAAACGATATGAGGATGTCTTTGGACATGGAGGAATGGAAGGAACATCTTCAGATCAGAACCCATCAGACATTGCTTCAGTTGCAGAGCTGGCCTGCATAAGTGGAGGATTTGAAATTGGAAAGCTCGGACTTTTTGGGAGTCACCAAGATTTCAATGTGTTCTCTACACCAAATATGACTTTGAACTCTGAAGAACGGGTCGGGGAAAGCAGCAAAAGCAACACGATGGCTAATGACATTGGAATCTCAGTTTGCAATTCTTCTGGAAGAACAGCCTCTTCAAGAAACAGAAGCACAGCTAAAGGTAGATACTTACATGGGGATCTTATCAAACCTCTGACTTATGAAGAAGATTGCCTTCCAGCCCATCAGAGTTCTTTGGATCCATGCATTGCTGTGGAACTGGAGGAACATAAGCTACCCAAGGGATCACATTTTGATGCTGATGAAAGTGTATGTGCGGTTTCTCAACTGCCATTTGGGCCTCTGTCTGATACAGTAAGTAATAAGAAGACAGGAAAGGAATGGGAAAGAAAGTCAAGAAGTTCCAACAAAATGGCTAACAGGGAACACTCCGATTCTAAAG GTGGCCTGGATGAATCGTTGGTATTATATCTTGGATTTTTCATTGGCATAATCTATTCTTTCATATCCAATAAGAGGGAAGTTCATAAGTTGAAAGAATTGTTAAAGCAGACTGAGTGTTTGGTTGAAGATCTTCAAGAGGAACTTGAAATGAAGGACTCATTAACGCTGAAGGAGCTCAGTAATGACACTTACAGTAATGGCTTCTCTGAGAAAACAGTGGATGAATCTTCTCCAAAACATGTCATGGATTACACAGTAAACTTCAATGCTGAAGAACTATACAAGCATATGGCAGAGGAAAGTTCTGAATCAATCCACAGAATCGAAGCCGAACTGGAAGCGGAACTCGAGAGGTTAGGATTAAATATAAGCACTGAAGGCACAGAGAGATATcccgacgacgacgacgatgaG CTTGGCCCAGAATTTGAAGAAGATTTTGCTGAAGGTGAGTTGAGGAATGACATGATGAGTGGAGGAAGTTGTGGGTGGAGCAAGGCTAATAAAGAAGCAAGCGACTCAACCGTTCACTCTGGAAACTATACAGTGTCACCAAGGGAACTCAGCTTGCGTTTGCATGATGTTATTCAGTCGAGACTTGAAGCACGTATCGAGGAGCTTGAAAATGCCCTTCAGAATAACCACAAGAAGCAGCAGCTTCTTAATACAGAATACACGAGTTCTTGGCTTGAATAA
- the LOC111783333 gene encoding exocyst complex component EXO70E2: MGDCESIIPTSEGEQHVIAAFQHLAKLLRTSQNVNDELKRLLTDLDSHLTSMTLYTHLEDGKLNELESRFKSAEEKIRRWESNESMIWDSGPKEACEYMKAVDEIHKVQEGLISLPVNDGRKQKDLLCQAESVIQFAMARLEQELVHILAQHKLYFEPNCVPFQSGGYDVVYNESFASVEDSLEEETSQRESIPAVCIVNMVHPHVIPHLKSIANAMFTSNYIQEFSLAFVRMRKDALDEYLLILEMERHSIGDLQTMEWDVLNVKIKKWIWLIKVVIRVYLASEQRLCNNIFEGFGSYSATCFAEISATSMLCLLNFGEAIAMTTRRPEKLFRLLDMYEVLENLLGDIGALFSEDTEMGSFLKAEFHNLFMKLSDSARATFVDFGSLIARSISTSPFPGGGVHHLTKYVMNYIRTLTVYRDSLVFLLRDEAADGLGPASELLNEINSMPCPLAFHLQSITSQLISNLNNKSKLYNDDALRHIFLMNNIHYMVQKVKGSELRAFFGGEWIREHNRMLQIHANIYMRVTWQSVISLLKLDGDGTNTPKAVFKEKYRAFNVAFEEIYKNQTGWNVSDPELRDDLHILTSNCVIQAYRFLCNLKSQFNCEKYIKYTIDDLSKHILDLFQGSPRSLQSSRRR; encoded by the coding sequence ATGGGGGACTGCGAATCAATTATACCAACCTCTGAAGGAGAGCAGCATGTCATAGCTGCATTTCAGCACCTAGCCAAGTTATTAAGAACAAGCCAGAACGTGAATGATGAATTGAAAAGGCTCCTTACCGATCTTGATTCTCATTTGACTTCCATGACTCTGTATACTCATTTAGAGGATGGGAAGTTGAATGAGCTAGAATCGAGATTCAAATCTGCTGAGGAGAAGATTAGGAGATGGGAATCTAACGAATCCATGATATGGGATTCTGGACCCAAGGAAGCTTGTGAATATATGAAGGCTGTTGATGAAATTCATAAAGTTCAGGAAGGTCTAATAAGTCTGCCAGTAAATGACGGTAGGAAGCAAAAGGATCTTCTTTGCCAAGCTGAGTCTGTCATACAGTTCGCAATGGCAAGGCTAGAGCAGGAACTAGTCCATATTCTTGCTCAACACAAACTATATTTTGAGCCCAACTGTGTTCCCTTCCAGTCTGGTGGGTATGATGTTGTCTATAACGAGTCCTTTGCTTCAGTTGAGGACAGTTTGGAGGAGGAAACTTCCCagagagagagtattcctgCTGTATGTATAGTAAACATGGTCCATCCACACGTGATCCCTCATCTTAAATCCATCGCAAATGCTATGTTTACTTCAAATTATATTCAGGAATTCTCCCTGGCTTTTGTTAGAATGCGGAAAGATGCGTTGGATGAGTATTTGCTCATTCTCGAAATGGAGAGGCATAGCATCGGTGATTTGCAGACCATGGAATGGGATGTCTTAAACGtgaaaatcaagaaatggATTTGGCTGATTAAAGTTGTTATTCGAGTCTACCTTGCTAGTGAACAAAGACTTTGTAACAATATATTTGAAGGCTTTGGATCTTATAGTGCAACCTGTTTTGCTGAAATTTCAGCAACTTCTATGCTCTGCCTATTGAATTTTGGCGAGGCCATAGCTATGACAACTCGTCGACCGGAAAAGCTGTTTCGCTTGCTTGACATGTACGAGGTACTGGAAAATCTTCTTGGGGATATAGGTGCATTATTTTCAGAAGACACAGAAATGGGTTCTTTTCTCAAAGCTGAGTTCCATAATCTTTTCATGAAATTAAGTGATTCTGCAAGGGCCACGTTTGTAGATTTTGGAAGTCTCATTGCACGTTCCATATCAACAAGCCCTTTTCCGGGTGGTGGTGTTCATCATCTCACTAAGTATGTTATGAACTACATTAGGACCCTCACTGTCTACAGAGACTCGCTTGTTTTCCTTCTCCGAGATGAAGCAGCAGATGGCTTAGGTCCAGCTTCTGAGCTGCTGAACGAAATCAATAGTATGCCTTGCCCATTGGCTTTCCACCTTCAGTCGATCACTTCACAGTTAATATCCAATCTGAACAACAAATCCAAGTTGTACAATGATGATGCTCTAcgacatatttttttaatgaataacaTTCATTATATGGTTCAAAAGGTTAAAGGCTCTGAACTCAGAGCCTTTTTTGGAGGTGAGTGGATACGAGAACATAACAGAATGTTACAGATCCACGCCAACATCTATATGAGAGTCACCTGGCAGTCGGTTATTTCTCTGCTCAAGCTTGATGGTGATGGAACCAACACTCCGAAGGCAGTTTTTAAAGAAAAGTATAGGGCCTTCAATGTAGCTTTTGAGGAGATATATAAGAACCAAACTGGATGGAATGTCTCAGATCCTGAACTACGTGATGACTTGCACATTCTAACATCAAATTGTGTAATTCAAGCATATAGATTCCTCTGCAACTTAAAGTCTCAATTTAACTGTGAAAAGTACATCAAATACACCATCGATGATCTGAGCAAGCATATACTGGATCTCTTTCAAGGCTCACCGCGTTCGTTGCAAAGTTCACGCCGGAGATGA
- the LOC111783448 gene encoding uncharacterized protein LOC111783448 isoform X1, translated as MADHFCYVCGDVGYAELIITCSKCKVVREHLYCMPNKSRDVPKSWLCGNCTLDEAKSPDDSGSLVQPKMPRHAKTGKVKFLPTEEVRKLSSGGMKGPSKLNAAFGPQRTFKSRKFFESSIPRPHYQASKESQERSSATVPPTICGVKKPSLATCLPSMPVDPVQTLKKAKVKVTDIPAKASSVSRHDLPVTKTGKEVPSPSTKLEDMQKQRKNASLTQEIHAYRGNKGKEVPSPLTKLEDTQKQMKYALMTQEIHAYRDCLPSLHASWKGGFQFIDARMGGEFYDGFLAKPPCVVHGRAYELSRKIPPILQVKLLSRSDIWDELFHDECPDLADIALYFFPADNIERSRKNNSYLFELMEREDLLIRSLIDGAELVVFTYRQLDLHSQPLSADLNMLSAKCLLFGVFRARKKDQSLVPMLEYGSAVSSVESESKVPLLEFTPKGHGKHDEDNAVKRVIDITGGNTTGKSPTAKDVDSTIQRLLLEFGSQKPRESDVNALTTTAQIKDQEPAPIAAATGSYSLSQSKVKIEPIPVIKEEESDRKCLETEHCSRMAPTFSIDGSQNRTGLTDQDVPRRVADKYLQIFNAGIKKERR; from the exons ATGGCG GATCACTTCTGTTACGTTTGTGGTGATGTTGGTTATGCAGAGCTGATTATAACCTGCTCCAAGTGCAAAGTTGTTCGTGAACATCT TTATTGTATGCCCAATAAAAGTCGCGATGTCCCCAAATCCTGGCTTTGTGGTAATTGTACATTAGACGAGGCCAAAAGTCCTGATGATTCAGGATCTCTGGTTCAACCTAAAATGCCAAGACATGCTAAAACTGGCAAAGTGAAGTTCTTACCTACTGAAGAAGTAAGGAAGCTATCATCGGGAGGGATGAAGGGACCTTCAAAATTGAACGCAGCTTTTGGACCCCAAAGAACATTTAAGTCCAGAAAATTCTTTGAAAGCTCTATCCCCCGACCACATTACCAAGCATCAAAAGAATCTCAAG AACGAAGTTCTGCTACGGTGCCTCCAACGATATGTGGTGTGAAGAAACCATCATTAGCTACTTGTTTACCTTCAATGCCAGTAGACCCAgtacaaacattaaaaaagGCGAAGGTGAAGGTTACAGATATACCTGCTAAAGCTTCTTCAGTGTCAAGGCATGATTTACCTGTCACAAAAACAG GAAAAGAAGTTCCTTCACCTTCCACCAAGTTAGAGGATATGcaaaaacaaaggaagaaTGCTTCGTTGACCCAGGAAATACATGCATACCGTGgcaacaaaggaaaagaagttCCTTCACCCCTCACTAAGTTGGAGGATACGCAAAAACAAATGAAGTATGCTTTGATGACACAGGAAATACATGCTTACCGTGACTGTCTCCCGTCATTACACGCCTCTTGGAA GGGAGGCTTCCAATTTATTGATGCACGTATGGGCGGTGAATTTTATGATGGATTCCTGGCAAAGCCTCCATGTGTAGTACATGGTAGAGCTTATGAATTGTCGAGGAAGATTCCTCCCATTCTTCAAGTGAAGCTTCTTAGTCGTTCTGATATTTGGGATGAGCTGTTTCACGATGAATGTCCGGATCTTGCTGATATTGCTTTGTACTTCTTTCCCGCCGACAATATTGAAAG GTCCAGAAAGAACAACTCTTACCTGTTTGAACTTATGGAGAGAGAAGATCTATTGATAAGAAGTCTTATTGACGGTGCTGAGTTGGTCGTATTTACTTATAGACAGCTGGATCTCCACTCACAGC CTCTTTCTGCAGATCTTAATATGCTGAGTGCCAAATGCCTCCTTTTTGGAGTCTTCCGTGCTAGAAAGAAAGACCAGTCTCTTGTTCCTATGTTAGAATATGGTTCTGCAGTTTCTTCTGTAGAAAGTGAGTCCAAAGTTCCCCTGCTGGAATTCACGCCTAAAGGACATGGAAAGCACGATGAAGACAATGCTGTTAAAAGGGTAATTGACATAACGGGTGGAAACACTACTGGAAAGTCTCCAACTGCAAAGGATGTAGACTCTACCATTCAGCGATTGCTATTAGAATTTGGGTCACAAAAACCCAGGGAGTCCGATGTCAATGCATTAACTACGACTGCTCAAATAAAAGATCAG GAACCTGCTCCAATAGCAGCAGCCACTGGCTCGTATTCTCTTTCCCAGTCAAAAGTAAAGATTGAACCTATACCAGTTAttaaagaggaagaaagtGACAGAAAATGCTTGGAGACGGAGCATTGCTCGAGAATGGCGCCAACATTTAGTATTGATGGCTCTCAAAACAGAACTGGCTTAACTGACCAAGATGTTCCCAGGAGAGTTGCAGACAAGTATCTCCAAATCTTTAATGCAGGGATTAAAAAGGAGCGCCGTTAG
- the LOC111782480 gene encoding glycine-rich RNA-binding protein 3, mitochondrial-like — translation MAFLGKVGKIFSKSSVSLIRSDLQPSKLSIFQSIRLMSSSKVFVGGLSYGTDDQSLKEAFDKYGEVVEARVITDRDTGRSRGFGFVTFTANEEASSAIQALDGQDLHGRNIRVNFATERSRGGGGFDGGSSGYNRSSSYQGGGGGYND, via the exons ATGGCTTTTCTTGGTAAAGTTGGAAAGATATTTAGCAAGAGTTCTGTATCATTGATCCGTTCGGATTTGCAACCTTCCAAACTGTCTATCTTTCAAAGTATTAGATTAATGTCAAGTTCGAAAGTTTTTGTTGGAG GCCTTTCCTATGGTACTGATGACCAGAGTCTGAAGGAAGCGTTCGACAAGTATGGGGAAGTAGTTGAAG CGAGAGTGATAACGGATCGTGATACTGGTAGATCCAGAGGTTTTGGGTTTGTTACCTTCACCGCTAACGAGGAGGCTTCCAGTGCTATTCAAGCGCTGGATGGACAG GATCTCCATGGCCGTAACATTAGAGTGAACTTCGCGACTGAAAGGTCtcgtggtggtggtggttttGACGGAGGCAGTTCCGGCTATAATCGCTCCAGTTCATACCAGGGAGGAGGAGGTGGTTACAATGACTGA
- the LOC111783448 gene encoding uncharacterized protein LOC111783448 isoform X2, which yields MADHFCYVCGDVGYAELIITCSKCKVVREHLYCMPNKSRDVPKSWLCGNCTLDEAKSPDDSGSLVQPKMPRHAKTGKVKFLPTEEVRKLSSGGMKGPSKLNAAFGPQRTFKSRKFFESSIPRPHYQASKESQERSSATVPPTICGVKKPSLATCLPSMPVDPVQTLKKAKVKVTDIPAKASSVSRHDLPVTKTGKEVPSPSTKLEDMQKQRKNASLTQEIHAYRGNKGKEVPSPLTKLEDTQKQMKYALMTQEIHAYRDCLPSLHASWKGGFQFIDARMGGEFYDGFLAKPPCVVHGRAYELSRKIPPILQVKLLSRSDIWDELFHDECPDLADIALYFFPADNIERSRKNNSYLFELMEREDLLIRSLIDGAELVVFTYRQLDLHSQHLNMLSAKCLLFGVFRARKKDQSLVPMLEYGSAVSSVESESKVPLLEFTPKGHGKHDEDNAVKRVIDITGGNTTGKSPTAKDVDSTIQRLLLEFGSQKPRESDVNALTTTAQIKDQEPAPIAAATGSYSLSQSKVKIEPIPVIKEEESDRKCLETEHCSRMAPTFSIDGSQNRTGLTDQDVPRRVADKYLQIFNAGIKKERR from the exons ATGGCG GATCACTTCTGTTACGTTTGTGGTGATGTTGGTTATGCAGAGCTGATTATAACCTGCTCCAAGTGCAAAGTTGTTCGTGAACATCT TTATTGTATGCCCAATAAAAGTCGCGATGTCCCCAAATCCTGGCTTTGTGGTAATTGTACATTAGACGAGGCCAAAAGTCCTGATGATTCAGGATCTCTGGTTCAACCTAAAATGCCAAGACATGCTAAAACTGGCAAAGTGAAGTTCTTACCTACTGAAGAAGTAAGGAAGCTATCATCGGGAGGGATGAAGGGACCTTCAAAATTGAACGCAGCTTTTGGACCCCAAAGAACATTTAAGTCCAGAAAATTCTTTGAAAGCTCTATCCCCCGACCACATTACCAAGCATCAAAAGAATCTCAAG AACGAAGTTCTGCTACGGTGCCTCCAACGATATGTGGTGTGAAGAAACCATCATTAGCTACTTGTTTACCTTCAATGCCAGTAGACCCAgtacaaacattaaaaaagGCGAAGGTGAAGGTTACAGATATACCTGCTAAAGCTTCTTCAGTGTCAAGGCATGATTTACCTGTCACAAAAACAG GAAAAGAAGTTCCTTCACCTTCCACCAAGTTAGAGGATATGcaaaaacaaaggaagaaTGCTTCGTTGACCCAGGAAATACATGCATACCGTGgcaacaaaggaaaagaagttCCTTCACCCCTCACTAAGTTGGAGGATACGCAAAAACAAATGAAGTATGCTTTGATGACACAGGAAATACATGCTTACCGTGACTGTCTCCCGTCATTACACGCCTCTTGGAA GGGAGGCTTCCAATTTATTGATGCACGTATGGGCGGTGAATTTTATGATGGATTCCTGGCAAAGCCTCCATGTGTAGTACATGGTAGAGCTTATGAATTGTCGAGGAAGATTCCTCCCATTCTTCAAGTGAAGCTTCTTAGTCGTTCTGATATTTGGGATGAGCTGTTTCACGATGAATGTCCGGATCTTGCTGATATTGCTTTGTACTTCTTTCCCGCCGACAATATTGAAAG GTCCAGAAAGAACAACTCTTACCTGTTTGAACTTATGGAGAGAGAAGATCTATTGATAAGAAGTCTTATTGACGGTGCTGAGTTGGTCGTATTTACTTATAGACAGCTGGATCTCCACTCACAGC ATCTTAATATGCTGAGTGCCAAATGCCTCCTTTTTGGAGTCTTCCGTGCTAGAAAGAAAGACCAGTCTCTTGTTCCTATGTTAGAATATGGTTCTGCAGTTTCTTCTGTAGAAAGTGAGTCCAAAGTTCCCCTGCTGGAATTCACGCCTAAAGGACATGGAAAGCACGATGAAGACAATGCTGTTAAAAGGGTAATTGACATAACGGGTGGAAACACTACTGGAAAGTCTCCAACTGCAAAGGATGTAGACTCTACCATTCAGCGATTGCTATTAGAATTTGGGTCACAAAAACCCAGGGAGTCCGATGTCAATGCATTAACTACGACTGCTCAAATAAAAGATCAG GAACCTGCTCCAATAGCAGCAGCCACTGGCTCGTATTCTCTTTCCCAGTCAAAAGTAAAGATTGAACCTATACCAGTTAttaaagaggaagaaagtGACAGAAAATGCTTGGAGACGGAGCATTGCTCGAGAATGGCGCCAACATTTAGTATTGATGGCTCTCAAAACAGAACTGGCTTAACTGACCAAGATGTTCCCAGGAGAGTTGCAGACAAGTATCTCCAAATCTTTAATGCAGGGATTAAAAAGGAGCGCCGTTAG
- the LOC111782940 gene encoding ATP synthase subunit gamma, mitochondrial produces the protein MAMAALRREGRRFATVISSQPITALRSSLVCEEQAPLGVRSISTQVVRNRMKSVKNIQKITKAMKMVAASKLRAIQVRAENSRGLWQPFTALLGDIPSVDVKKNVIVTISSDKGLCGGINSTSVKISKALRKINSGPEQETKYAILGEKAKAQLVRDSKKDIEVIITELQKNPLNYTQVSVLADDILKNVEYDALRIVFNKFQSVVSFLPTVSTVLSPEIVEREAESGGRLGDLDLYEIEGGETKSEVLQNLAEFQFSCVLFNAVLENACSEQGARMSAMDSSSRNAGDMLDRLTLTYNRTRQASITTELIEIISGASALEG, from the exons ATGGCCATGGCAGCTCTAAGACGTGAGGGGAGGCGGTTCGCTACTGTGATCTCTTCTCAACCAATCACCGCTCTCCGGTCTTCCCTCGTTTGCGA GGAACAAGCTCCTCTTGGTGTGCGCTCTATCTCCACTCAAGTGG TTAGAAATCGAATGAAGAGTGTGAAAAATATCCAGAAAATTACAAAGGCAATGAAGATGGTTGCAGCCTCAAAGCTTCGGGCAATTCAAGTGCGTGCTGAAAATTCTCGTGGCCTTTGGCAACCCTTTACTGCACTTCTTGGGGATATTCCAA GTGTTGATGTGAAGAAGAATGTCATTGTTACCATTTCTTCTGACAAAGGTCTTTGTGGTGGAATTAATTCTACCTCTGTCAAGATAAGCAAGGCTCTGCGCAAGATAAATTCTG GTCCTGAACAGGAAACAAAATATGCTATATTGGGAGAGAAGGCAAAGGCTCAGTTAGTACGTGACTCCAAGAAGGACATAGAAGTCATCATCACTGAGCTGCAGAAGAATCCTTTAAATTATACTCAA GTCTCTGTTTTAGCTGATGATATTCTAAAGAACGTAGAATATGATGCTCTGAGGATTGTTTTCAACAAGTTCCAGTCAGTAGTCTCATTTCTGCCCACAGTATCTACCGTGCTGTCCCCTGAG ATTGTTGAAAGGGAGGCAGAATCTGGGGGAAGGCTTGGTGACCTGGATTTATATGAGATTGAAGGTGGTGAGACAAAGTCTGAGGTTCTCCAAAATCTAGCAGAATTCCAGTTTTCTTGT GTACTGTTCAACGCCGTATTGGAAAATGCTTGCAGTGAACAAGGTGCAAGGATGTCTGCAATGGACAGCTCAAGCAGAAATGCTGGGGACATGCTTGATCGCCTCACATTAACTTATAACAG AACTCGGCAAGCATCTATCACCACCGAGTTGATTGAAATTATATCTGGAGCTTCAGCATTGGAGGGCTAG
- the LOC111783448 gene encoding uncharacterized protein LOC111783448 isoform X3, which translates to MPNKSRDVPKSWLCGNCTLDEAKSPDDSGSLVQPKMPRHAKTGKVKFLPTEEVRKLSSGGMKGPSKLNAAFGPQRTFKSRKFFESSIPRPHYQASKESQERSSATVPPTICGVKKPSLATCLPSMPVDPVQTLKKAKVKVTDIPAKASSVSRHDLPVTKTGKEVPSPSTKLEDMQKQRKNASLTQEIHAYRGNKGKEVPSPLTKLEDTQKQMKYALMTQEIHAYRDCLPSLHASWKGGFQFIDARMGGEFYDGFLAKPPCVVHGRAYELSRKIPPILQVKLLSRSDIWDELFHDECPDLADIALYFFPADNIERSRKNNSYLFELMEREDLLIRSLIDGAELVVFTYRQLDLHSQPLSADLNMLSAKCLLFGVFRARKKDQSLVPMLEYGSAVSSVESESKVPLLEFTPKGHGKHDEDNAVKRVIDITGGNTTGKSPTAKDVDSTIQRLLLEFGSQKPRESDVNALTTTAQIKDQEPAPIAAATGSYSLSQSKVKIEPIPVIKEEESDRKCLETEHCSRMAPTFSIDGSQNRTGLTDQDVPRRVADKYLQIFNAGIKKERR; encoded by the exons ATGCCCAATAAAAGTCGCGATGTCCCCAAATCCTGGCTTTGTGGTAATTGTACATTAGACGAGGCCAAAAGTCCTGATGATTCAGGATCTCTGGTTCAACCTAAAATGCCAAGACATGCTAAAACTGGCAAAGTGAAGTTCTTACCTACTGAAGAAGTAAGGAAGCTATCATCGGGAGGGATGAAGGGACCTTCAAAATTGAACGCAGCTTTTGGACCCCAAAGAACATTTAAGTCCAGAAAATTCTTTGAAAGCTCTATCCCCCGACCACATTACCAAGCATCAAAAGAATCTCAAG AACGAAGTTCTGCTACGGTGCCTCCAACGATATGTGGTGTGAAGAAACCATCATTAGCTACTTGTTTACCTTCAATGCCAGTAGACCCAgtacaaacattaaaaaagGCGAAGGTGAAGGTTACAGATATACCTGCTAAAGCTTCTTCAGTGTCAAGGCATGATTTACCTGTCACAAAAACAG GAAAAGAAGTTCCTTCACCTTCCACCAAGTTAGAGGATATGcaaaaacaaaggaagaaTGCTTCGTTGACCCAGGAAATACATGCATACCGTGgcaacaaaggaaaagaagttCCTTCACCCCTCACTAAGTTGGAGGATACGCAAAAACAAATGAAGTATGCTTTGATGACACAGGAAATACATGCTTACCGTGACTGTCTCCCGTCATTACACGCCTCTTGGAA GGGAGGCTTCCAATTTATTGATGCACGTATGGGCGGTGAATTTTATGATGGATTCCTGGCAAAGCCTCCATGTGTAGTACATGGTAGAGCTTATGAATTGTCGAGGAAGATTCCTCCCATTCTTCAAGTGAAGCTTCTTAGTCGTTCTGATATTTGGGATGAGCTGTTTCACGATGAATGTCCGGATCTTGCTGATATTGCTTTGTACTTCTTTCCCGCCGACAATATTGAAAG GTCCAGAAAGAACAACTCTTACCTGTTTGAACTTATGGAGAGAGAAGATCTATTGATAAGAAGTCTTATTGACGGTGCTGAGTTGGTCGTATTTACTTATAGACAGCTGGATCTCCACTCACAGC CTCTTTCTGCAGATCTTAATATGCTGAGTGCCAAATGCCTCCTTTTTGGAGTCTTCCGTGCTAGAAAGAAAGACCAGTCTCTTGTTCCTATGTTAGAATATGGTTCTGCAGTTTCTTCTGTAGAAAGTGAGTCCAAAGTTCCCCTGCTGGAATTCACGCCTAAAGGACATGGAAAGCACGATGAAGACAATGCTGTTAAAAGGGTAATTGACATAACGGGTGGAAACACTACTGGAAAGTCTCCAACTGCAAAGGATGTAGACTCTACCATTCAGCGATTGCTATTAGAATTTGGGTCACAAAAACCCAGGGAGTCCGATGTCAATGCATTAACTACGACTGCTCAAATAAAAGATCAG GAACCTGCTCCAATAGCAGCAGCCACTGGCTCGTATTCTCTTTCCCAGTCAAAAGTAAAGATTGAACCTATACCAGTTAttaaagaggaagaaagtGACAGAAAATGCTTGGAGACGGAGCATTGCTCGAGAATGGCGCCAACATTTAGTATTGATGGCTCTCAAAACAGAACTGGCTTAACTGACCAAGATGTTCCCAGGAGAGTTGCAGACAAGTATCTCCAAATCTTTAATGCAGGGATTAAAAAGGAGCGCCGTTAG